DNA sequence from the Desulfovibrio desulfuricans DSM 642 genome:
CCCAGAATCGTGGCGGCTGCTTCGTTGACAAGAGTTACTTTGTACTCCGTGTCAGTGGTCAGGAGTCCTATGGGCAGGCTGGTGACAACTTCTGAGGCGAAAGCGCGGGTATCTTGCAGCATGCGGCGTGAACGTCGGTAGCTTTGCGCCCAAAACAGTGAAGCAAAACCGCCTAACCCTAAAAGCCCCACAAGAACGGCGGTTATGAGCGTGTTGCGGAAGTCTTCCGCCAGGGCGTCCTCAAAGGGCTTCACATCCAGCCCGACAAAAATCAGCACATTGTCTTCCGTATCGTCCGCTGATGGTGGCATGCCGTGCCCGGTATTTTTCCCTCCCCCCCATGAACAGTCCCGGCAATCGCCGCCCCCAGAAGAACCATGCCACATATGACGATGGAAACCCGGCAGAGGGGAAAAAGTTCTATATACCTCGAACACAGAAGCGCCTGCCGTGCTTTCCGTAGTTCTCCACCGGCTTTTTTCGCCGACGCCAAGGGCCTGAACAACCTCTCGACTATAAAGAGATTGCCCCACTTTTTGAGGTTCACTGTGGGCTAACAATATTCCCGCTCTATCGGTAACGGCCATGTACACAATGCCGGGCTGTTTGGCGGTTTCTTCAAGCAAAGACTGGACGGCGCGGCTGTTGCTGTTCATGCCCATGCCCGTGCGCGTTCCCGCCTCCAAAGCCCATATCAACGAATTGGCTCTGTCCATGAGATTTTGCGACATATACGCTTTTTCGCGTTGGGCGTTCTGAAATGCCAGAATGAAGATGGCAAGGCCCAATATTGCCGTCATGCCGATAATCAGCCAAGGCGAATAGCGGGCCGCCAGCTGGCCTCGGACCGCAGGTAAAGAGCGAAGAAGCGACATATTTTTTCCTTATGAAGAGAGTTAGCTGTCATAGCATGCATAAATTTTACCCCTTTGAGTCCAGGAGGGTGCATAATTATTATGCACCAATCACTGCCAAGGCAAGAAGAAAATGATTATATCTTTTATATTATCAATAAAATCAAAGAATTAACTTAATTAATCGCGTTGGCACGGTTCTGGCTATAAGGGAAATACTCGGTACGAATCCGAAGAGAGATAAGGGAGTTCACCATGAAAAAAATGCTTCTCATACTGGGATTGGTCCTTTTGGTGGCCGCCTGTTCACCCCACCGTGGATACTATGGAGACGGTTACCATGGAGGACATTGCGGCTACTGGAATAACGGTTCCAGCGATGCCCCACAGTACAGAGGCTCCGGGTATCCGTCGGGAATGAATTATCCGGCCTCAAGCTACGGGTATTAGGAGGCCGGTATGTGGAGCTGCTCTTCCCCTCACTTCATGGGCATGTTCGGAGGAAT
Encoded proteins:
- a CDS encoding lipoprotein produces the protein MKKMLLILGLVLLVAACSPHRGYYGDGYHGGHCGYWNNGSSDAPQYRGSGYPSGMNYPASSYGY